CCAGGAGGCCCTGCCTGGCCTCAGTGGGGGTCAGGGAGCTGGTACTCACCTCAGAGACATCAGCTCCCCCGACCTCTTCTTCCAAGGTCTGGGCAGGAGCTGCCCATGCTGCCTGAGTGGTCGTCAGGAATCCCGCACCCATGGAGGTGCTGGGGACCACCTCATCTTCATCCAGACAGGGGTTGAACTCCAGGGTCTGTGCAGGAGCTGCCCGTGCTGCCTTGGTTGAGGTGGAGGGCTCTGAGTGTAAGACAGTCATGACACTCGTGACcaactcctcttcttcctctgatGAAGAAGGACACTGAATGTAAGGGAACCTGTCCCTGGCACCAGAATCCAATCCTAAGAAAACACACTAATACTCTGAACTGATTCAAAGCCACATCCATGTATAGCACTATGCAGTATCTAGTACATTTACTATAATGATAATACACTGGTTATTACACTGGTTATAACAGGGTTAATACTGGTCATATTGGTAAAACAGGTTATAAATGGACCTTTCTGGATGATGACACTGGCCCTGTAATTGTCGTTGCAGGTCCTGTTCAGCATCTTTTCCACCCAGGCGGTCAGGATCTGGCAGACGTCCTCTagtcaaatcaacatttatttaaaatgtatatatagatatatcattattattttttatagatgattttcttcacaaaattagtgAACTAGGCCTTTATGACTCCTGTATGAGCGGAGAAAATGACTTGTCAGCAGAGCGGAGAAAAGACTCCCTCCCCCCATCGAcagcacccccaccccaaaaCATCTTGGTCACATTGTAAATGGcataacaataataacaaggGAGCAAAAGGAGACAAGACTACATAATAACTAACCTAGTGCTCTCTTGTCTTGATCAGAGAGTGAGGTGGAGGCCTGGGGGGTCAGGATCAGGGAgctgcccctctcctcctcccccaaccCCATGAGACAAGCTGGAGTCGCTGTCCCACAAATCCTCCTCGCTGGATGTGGGGGTGCTGGGAGGCTGGGTCTGCTCCATGTCCCATGTGCTGGTCTGCCAAATCTCCCCTGCCCTCTCCCTGAACAGGGCAAAGACATTGAGGGACCCCTCACTGAGGGCTTTATGGACATCCCTTCTCTTGGCCCTCCTCACTGACCCCAGTTCTCTCACACTGACACTGGAGTGGGGTGTGTCTCTCTGGAGAtaaaccctctccatctccactgCCTGATGACAGAGGTCGAACCGTCTCGATCCCTGTGAGGACCCAGAGCTTCTGTTGGAGCAGGACACATTTGGATGTTCCAGAGATAGCTGAGCATCCACACACTCTACCAGCTCTGGCATGTTGGACCGGCTCGATCCCTGTGATGACCCAGAGCAACTCCCACTCCGGCTTTTGTTGCCTCTTCCGGACCTCGTGTGGTGGATCCGTCTGGCGGCCTCCTGGGCACTCTCACAGGCGTCCCTAAACAGCTCTGAGAAGATACTGGAGAGCCTCTCTTCGGTCAGAGCGATGCCTGGATTGGTGGTCTCCAGGTCATTCATACCAGAGGAGAAGAGGTCCTCCTGGGCATTCCTCAGGATATTACTCACAACCATGTCTGCTGTACCCTGAAGCTACTTGTCTGTCTCAGAATTGGGCGTGGGGGGCTGCCCGCCCCTGAGCCTCCCCTTTGGCTCAGAGCTCCGCCGGTGGAACGTCTCCGAGACGATCTTCAGCACCCCTGACCCCCGGAAGGAGCAGTTGGATGATTCTGGACTGGAGATCCTGAGCAGAGCTATCGCTGGCAGGAGGAATGCATAGGACATGTCCTCCAGGTCCTCTATGGTCACATTCTTAGAAAGAAATACGGAAAACAATCATTTTTAAATGACTGCATTTCCTCTTAGTCTTTAAGTTacacgttttttgttgttgttggcatGATTAGTCGGTAAAGAAGTAGAAATGGGGTAAAGAAGAAAAAATGTGGGACTTACCTTTTGTTTGAGGAACTTCCTGATGCACTTTCTCTGActagaaaacaaacaaacatcagGAATCATTGGTTAGTAGACTGGCAACTAGATTCCATTTTTCTACTGCACATAACACGGTTCAGAGCAGAACTCACGGGTGAGACTTCAGGAAGTCCTCTAGAGAAGACGCCTCCTCTACGTTCTCAGGTGTCATCTCACGGGGTGTGTCCGCCAGAGAAGTGGCATCGGAGGTGACATCACTCTCTGGGGTCTCTGGGGTAAGGGGGTCATCAACAGATGGAGAGGAGTTCATTCTCACCTCATCCTCAGG
The genomic region above belongs to Coregonus clupeaformis isolate EN_2021a unplaced genomic scaffold, ASM2061545v1 scaf3758, whole genome shotgun sequence and contains:
- the LOC121532561 gene encoding uncharacterized protein LOC121532561, producing the protein MVVSNILRNAQEDLFSSGMNDLETTNPGIALTEERLSSIFSELFRDACESAQEAARRIHHTRSGRGNKSRSGSCSGSSQGSSRSNMPELVECVDAQLSLEHPNVSCSNRSSGSSQGSRRFDLCHQAVEMERVYLQRDTPHSSVSVRELGSVRRAKRRDVHKALTRRICGTATPACLMGLGEEERGSSLILTPQASTSLSDQDKRALEDVCQILTAWVEKMLNRTCNDNYRASVIIQKEEEEELVTSVMTVLHSEPSTSTKAARAAPAQTLEFNPCLDEDEVVPSTSMGAGFLTTTQAAWAAPAQTLEEEVGGADVSEVSTSSLTPTEARQGLLGKIPSLLPGEILIEEDISFRSTPRDTVMSPQTLKLILQGIMRRLEASEFPQAMMANDPFRLMKNLFVEVQHALKYADISVLFSLEESIQFRGKMQ
- the LOC121563960 gene encoding uncharacterized protein LOC121563960; the encoded protein is MGKSHKRLRRVCLKAGTLQVSAGEQVLQTDDHNGPRLPALVDCPKNSPLKNFVPKPPRGPRLSGQAKMAKVEKNAREAVESRKDREAKAAAKKPSHQVVGVLALPPPLLSPTTSYSVLPAIKNTKVTKVETTVPPGPMTPEDEVRMNSSPSVDDPLTPETPESDVTSDATSLADTPREMTPENVEEASSLEDFLKSHPQRKCIRKFLKQKNVTIEDLEDMSYAFLLPAIALLRISSPESSNCSFRGSGVLKIVSETFHRRSSEPKGRLRGGQPPTPNSETDK